The proteins below come from a single Oerskovia jenensis genomic window:
- a CDS encoding dihydrofolate reductase family protein, whose translation MSAVSDVTTPPPPPPSQGPRPPALPALDVLLGPGGSGHLAGTRLEPTPDEEALAAFYASPPGPHVRANMVASVDGGAWGPDHRSGTINDAADWRVFRVLRALADVVLVGAGTARAEGYTALDVPRGLEHLRAGRGPLELAVVTRSGHLPASLAGGERPPFVVTGEHGASVARASVPADRILVVGPDDAAPPGAPRTPRDLPSPTPGPDLRAGLAALADRGLDRVLCEGGPHLLADLLARDLLDELCVTTTPVLVGPGPGRIVGGLPPVPAGTRAERETGTPDGPAASAPLVHPRLAHLLHADGTLVARWALR comes from the coding sequence CTTCGCAGGGCCCACGGCCCCCCGCGCTGCCCGCCCTGGACGTCCTGCTCGGCCCGGGAGGCTCGGGCCACCTCGCGGGGACCCGGCTCGAGCCCACGCCCGACGAGGAGGCGCTGGCCGCGTTCTACGCCTCGCCGCCCGGCCCGCACGTGCGCGCGAACATGGTCGCGAGCGTCGACGGCGGCGCCTGGGGCCCCGACCACCGCTCGGGCACCATCAACGACGCGGCCGACTGGCGCGTCTTTCGCGTCCTGCGGGCCCTCGCGGACGTCGTGCTCGTCGGCGCGGGGACCGCGCGCGCCGAGGGGTACACCGCGCTCGACGTGCCGCGCGGCCTCGAGCACCTGCGGGCGGGCCGCGGGCCCCTCGAGCTCGCGGTCGTCACGCGCAGCGGGCACCTGCCCGCCTCGCTCGCCGGGGGCGAGCGCCCACCGTTCGTCGTCACGGGCGAGCACGGGGCGAGCGTCGCACGGGCGAGCGTGCCGGCGGACCGGATCCTCGTCGTCGGGCCCGACGACGCCGCTCCCCCGGGTGCGCCGCGCACCCCGCGGGACCTCCCCTCGCCCACGCCCGGACCCGACCTGCGCGCCGGGCTCGCGGCCCTGGCCGACCGCGGCCTGGACCGGGTGCTGTGCGAGGGCGGACCGCACCTGCTCGCCGACCTCCTGGCCCGCGACCTGCTCGACGAGCTGTGCGTCACGACGACGCCCGTGCTCGTGGGTCCAGGGCCTGGACGCATCGTCGGCGGGCTCCCGCCGGTTCCCGCCGGAACCCGTGCCGAGCGCGAGACCGGGACCCCGGACGGCCCCGCCGCGAGCGCCCCGCTCGTGCACCCGCGCCTGGCCCACCTGCTCCACGCCGACGGCACGCTGGTCGCCCGGTGGGCGCTGCGGTGA